Proteins encoded together in one Pelagicoccus enzymogenes window:
- a CDS encoding 5'-3' exonuclease has product MAKYLLIDGFNMAFRAFYAVKELRRSDGFPTNALYGWVRSMWKLLDDQKADHVTVFFDLGGALEKLELLPDYKANRGETPEEFEQQVPIIKQLTRAMGFGLVELEGVESDDLLAAYATRLVVKEPDALVQIVSADKDFAQSVTERIHLLLPPPTANPRLGWRELDPAGVEEKWGLPPEKMVDYLSLIGDTSDNIPGVPGCGPKTAVKWLTEYGDIDGVMANASDIKPPLFRELLPTLKERMELNRKIIGFNLTHHEGEELDTGSLDLEALCKILEEMEMKSHHAEALKRYSQGELF; this is encoded by the coding sequence ATGGCGAAATATCTCCTGATCGACGGATTCAACATGGCGTTTCGCGCCTTTTACGCGGTGAAGGAACTGCGTCGTTCTGACGGCTTTCCGACGAACGCCCTTTACGGTTGGGTCCGCTCGATGTGGAAGCTGCTCGATGACCAAAAGGCGGACCATGTGACAGTGTTCTTTGACCTTGGCGGAGCGCTGGAGAAGCTCGAGCTTTTGCCGGATTACAAGGCGAACCGCGGCGAGACCCCCGAAGAGTTCGAGCAACAGGTGCCGATTATCAAGCAGCTTACCCGAGCCATGGGGTTTGGCCTAGTCGAACTGGAAGGAGTGGAGTCGGACGACCTGCTTGCTGCCTACGCGACCCGTCTCGTCGTCAAGGAACCGGACGCCCTCGTGCAGATCGTGAGCGCGGACAAGGATTTTGCCCAGTCTGTCACCGAGCGAATCCATCTTTTGCTGCCACCTCCAACGGCTAATCCGCGACTGGGTTGGCGGGAGCTCGATCCAGCTGGCGTGGAGGAAAAGTGGGGCTTGCCGCCGGAGAAGATGGTCGACTATCTCTCGCTCATTGGTGACACCTCCGACAATATTCCCGGGGTGCCAGGCTGCGGTCCGAAAACGGCGGTGAAGTGGTTAACCGAATACGGAGACATCGATGGCGTGATGGCCAATGCCTCGGATATCAAGCCGCCGCTCTTTCGGGAACTCCTGCCAACGCTGAAGGAGCGCATGGAACTCAACCGCAAGATCATCGGCTTCAATCTGACGCACCACGAGGGTGAGGAACTCGACACGGGAAGTTTGGATTTGGAAGCCCTTTGCAAAATCCTCGAAGAGATGGAGATGAAAAGCCATCATGCGGAAGCGTTGAAGCGCTACTCGCAGGGTGAGCTGTTTTAG
- a CDS encoding NAD(P)/FAD-dependent oxidoreductase gives MSKPQIRTVDIVLPLEQSEDVDIWKRKAGRKLKIHPKSIVDIRLRKHSIDARKAPVKIQLRLELSTSGPLPEDPVLEPSYAKLGQNVRKLVIVGSGPAGMFAALRAIELGWKPILLERGKDAIKRRFDLAPILREGRVVEDSNYCFGEGGAGTFSDGKLYTRATKRGPVRFVYETLVAHGAPHRILTDAHPHIGSNLLPNVVRAMRESILSAGGEVHFETRVTGFVRSSDGKKLVGVVSRDGREFVGEGVILATGHSARDIYRLLRDENIRLEQKPFAVGVRIEHPQPLIDSIQYHYERGTERPRILPAAKYRLATKIEDRGVHSFCMCPGGFIVPAATENDEVVVNGMSLARRDSPFANSGLVVTVEPEDTQAFEAEHGILAGLAFQKDLEILASRAGGGVQKAPAQRVTDFLEGKLSANLPKTSYFPGLTSCPLQELMPDFIAWRMKEGLQQFGASMKGYLTEESCLIGFETRTSSPVRIPRDDESLQHPELPGLYPCGEGAGFAGGIVSAALDGVKCAEAICSLAR, from the coding sequence ATGAGTAAGCCGCAGATTCGAACCGTAGACATCGTGCTCCCGCTGGAACAGTCGGAGGACGTCGATATTTGGAAGCGGAAAGCGGGCCGAAAGCTCAAGATCCACCCCAAGTCGATCGTGGACATCCGCTTGCGCAAGCACTCGATCGACGCGCGCAAGGCTCCGGTGAAAATACAGCTGCGACTGGAGCTATCTACTTCGGGCCCTTTGCCGGAAGACCCGGTGCTGGAGCCGAGCTACGCCAAGCTGGGGCAAAACGTTCGCAAGCTGGTTATCGTGGGCAGCGGCCCGGCGGGAATGTTCGCGGCGCTGAGAGCGATCGAGCTCGGCTGGAAACCCATTTTGCTGGAGCGCGGCAAGGACGCGATCAAGCGCCGTTTCGACTTGGCTCCCATACTGCGCGAAGGCCGCGTGGTGGAGGATTCGAACTATTGTTTTGGCGAAGGTGGGGCGGGAACTTTTTCCGACGGAAAGCTCTACACCCGGGCGACCAAGCGAGGTCCGGTTCGCTTCGTCTACGAGACCTTGGTGGCCCATGGAGCGCCGCATCGAATCTTGACCGACGCCCACCCGCACATTGGTTCGAATTTGCTGCCCAACGTGGTGCGGGCGATGCGAGAGTCGATTCTCTCCGCGGGCGGCGAGGTGCATTTCGAGACGCGAGTGACGGGGTTCGTCCGTTCTTCCGACGGCAAGAAGCTGGTGGGCGTGGTTTCGCGTGACGGACGCGAGTTCGTGGGAGAAGGCGTCATCCTGGCGACTGGACACAGCGCTCGCGACATCTACCGATTGTTGCGCGACGAGAATATTCGCCTGGAGCAAAAGCCGTTTGCGGTAGGCGTGCGCATCGAACATCCGCAGCCGTTGATCGACAGCATCCAGTACCACTACGAGCGTGGCACGGAGCGTCCCCGTATTTTGCCGGCCGCAAAGTACCGTCTCGCGACCAAGATCGAGGATCGCGGAGTGCATTCCTTTTGCATGTGTCCGGGCGGTTTCATTGTTCCGGCTGCAACCGAAAACGACGAAGTGGTGGTCAATGGAATGTCCTTGGCTCGCCGGGACTCGCCATTTGCCAACTCGGGGCTGGTGGTGACGGTTGAGCCGGAGGACACCCAGGCGTTTGAGGCGGAGCATGGAATCCTCGCCGGTTTGGCCTTTCAAAAGGATTTGGAAATTCTCGCTTCGCGAGCGGGTGGCGGTGTCCAGAAGGCGCCCGCCCAGCGAGTGACCGATTTCCTGGAAGGAAAGCTTTCGGCGAACCTGCCGAAGACGAGCTATTTTCCCGGATTGACCAGCTGTCCGTTGCAGGAGCTGATGCCGGATTTCATCGCCTGGCGCATGAAGGAAGGTTTGCAGCAGTTTGGCGCCTCGATGAAGGGCTACCTCACTGAGGAGTCGTGCTTGATCGGCTTCGAGACACGCACCAGTTCGCCGGTGCGGATCCCGCGCGACGATGAAAGCCTTCAGCATCCGGAGTTGCCGGGGCTTTATCCCTGCGGCGAAGGCGCGGGCTTTGCGGGAGGGATCGTTTCGGCGGCGCTCGATGGGGTGAAGTGCGCTGAAGCGATCTGTTCGCTTGCGAGGTAG
- a CDS encoding glycoside hydrolase family 88 protein, with protein MKLAIALTTGIGIALAGCSKHEPLARVEIENSTETQRIDEVVDLRLVDLGLRLGDDSAEGIEAFAGGSPVPAQAWDKSGDGVADTLSVLLDLAPVEGKSLELRHASGSPASFKHRTQAEISRKTGGEWQGREYIGGHFENVQSLETPPEHTDHSWFIRYEGPGWESDKVGYRFYLDWRNGFDIFGKLTPELVLQDVGQDGFDSYHEPADWGMDILKVGSSLGSGGYGLWVDGKAERISKTDKLSCEILENGPVLSQFRATYHGWEGSNQPKMDLVADLSIHAGSRLTWVRLRPSEQAGQFCAGLVKHDGTELIKGDTDITGEAYTYLATWGKQSLDGSDLGMAILLRNKDLDKFAEDEFNDLVVFEERVKGIEYAFLAAWSKEPNGIFSKEAFIAYLEETVEKLTIPSRVDVYSSMDTAEKAGELDSEKALYWTKRMGDSILERRGDTLAYGQYDPEAERYAKWSYTTGLISKAVHDLGEATGESSYLDWAESVISSYVQEDGTVSTYSFDSFNIDQINSGKMLLELHASTGEERYRIAADHLRRQLEEHPRTKNGAFWHKKRYPWQVWLDGVYMGIPFMVGYEQAYNDSEHVAEAVHEFIVCEEELRDPETGLYWHAWDESRQQVWADPETGRSAYFWGRGLGWFAMALVDTLEMLPEESKEAEDLRRILGDLAEALVKVQDPEKGVWYQILDRPDAPGNYPESSASSMFTYMLAKGVNHGWLDESYKAAAKKAFSGMLTEFVRVHADGTTSLDHLCRVAGLGYGRDGSYEYYMSEPVVANDPKGIGPFLMAGLQVSTLLEEK; from the coding sequence ATGAAGCTAGCTATCGCACTTACCACTGGAATAGGAATAGCCCTTGCAGGCTGTTCGAAGCACGAACCTCTGGCTCGCGTGGAAATTGAAAATTCCACCGAAACCCAGCGGATCGACGAGGTTGTGGACCTGCGCTTGGTCGACCTTGGTTTGCGTCTGGGCGACGACTCCGCGGAGGGTATTGAGGCCTTTGCGGGCGGCTCGCCGGTGCCGGCCCAGGCTTGGGATAAGAGTGGGGACGGGGTAGCGGACACCTTAAGCGTGTTGCTTGACCTCGCTCCGGTCGAAGGCAAGTCCTTGGAGCTGCGGCACGCTTCCGGATCGCCCGCAAGCTTCAAGCATCGTACGCAAGCCGAGATTTCTCGTAAGACAGGAGGCGAGTGGCAAGGGCGCGAGTATATCGGTGGGCACTTCGAAAACGTACAGTCCCTAGAGACGCCCCCTGAGCACACGGACCACTCTTGGTTTATCCGATATGAAGGTCCGGGTTGGGAGAGCGACAAGGTTGGTTATCGTTTCTATCTCGATTGGAGAAATGGCTTCGACATCTTTGGCAAGCTGACCCCTGAGTTGGTGTTGCAAGACGTGGGGCAAGATGGATTCGATTCTTACCACGAACCAGCTGACTGGGGCATGGATATCCTCAAAGTGGGCTCCTCGCTTGGTTCTGGCGGGTACGGGCTATGGGTTGATGGAAAGGCGGAGCGAATATCTAAGACGGACAAGCTCAGTTGCGAGATTTTGGAGAACGGTCCGGTTTTAAGCCAATTTCGGGCCACCTATCATGGTTGGGAGGGATCGAACCAACCGAAGATGGATCTTGTAGCAGATCTGTCCATACACGCGGGGAGCCGTTTGACTTGGGTGCGCTTGCGTCCCAGCGAGCAAGCTGGCCAGTTTTGCGCGGGCTTGGTGAAACACGATGGAACCGAACTCATTAAAGGGGATACGGATATCACGGGTGAAGCCTACACTTACCTCGCTACGTGGGGAAAGCAGTCGCTGGACGGGAGCGATCTTGGAATGGCGATTTTGCTGCGGAATAAGGATTTGGATAAATTCGCGGAGGACGAATTCAACGATCTCGTGGTATTCGAGGAACGAGTGAAGGGGATTGAGTACGCGTTTTTGGCCGCGTGGTCTAAGGAACCGAACGGAATTTTCAGCAAGGAAGCGTTCATAGCCTACCTCGAGGAAACCGTCGAAAAGCTGACGATTCCTTCCCGTGTGGATGTGTATTCAAGTATGGATACAGCTGAAAAGGCAGGCGAGCTCGACTCGGAAAAGGCTCTCTATTGGACCAAGCGGATGGGCGACTCCATTCTCGAGCGCCGCGGCGATACGCTCGCTTACGGGCAGTACGATCCGGAGGCGGAACGTTACGCCAAGTGGAGCTACACGACTGGTTTGATATCGAAAGCGGTGCATGATTTGGGCGAAGCCACAGGCGAGTCGAGCTACTTGGATTGGGCGGAGTCGGTCATTTCGTCCTATGTGCAGGAGGACGGTACGGTATCCACTTACTCCTTCGACAGCTTCAACATCGACCAGATCAATTCTGGTAAAATGTTGCTCGAGTTGCATGCGTCGACGGGCGAGGAGCGCTACCGGATTGCGGCGGATCACCTGCGCAGACAGCTGGAGGAGCATCCTCGTACCAAGAACGGGGCTTTCTGGCACAAGAAACGTTATCCATGGCAGGTGTGGCTCGATGGCGTCTACATGGGCATTCCCTTCATGGTTGGCTATGAGCAGGCCTACAACGATTCGGAGCATGTAGCGGAGGCCGTGCACGAGTTTATCGTATGCGAAGAAGAGCTACGCGATCCTGAGACGGGCTTGTATTGGCATGCTTGGGACGAGTCGCGGCAGCAGGTTTGGGCGGATCCCGAGACAGGACGCTCCGCCTATTTTTGGGGCCGGGGCCTAGGTTGGTTCGCAATGGCTTTGGTGGATACCTTGGAAATGCTGCCGGAGGAATCGAAGGAAGCGGAGGACTTGCGCCGTATCCTCGGTGACTTGGCGGAAGCCTTGGTCAAGGTGCAGGATCCAGAGAAGGGCGTTTGGTACCAGATACTTGATCGCCCAGATGCCCCAGGCAACTATCCAGAGTCGTCGGCGAGCAGCATGTTCACTTACATGCTGGCGAAGGGAGTGAACCATGGATGGCTGGACGAAAGCTACAAGGCTGCAGCCAAAAAGGCGTTCTCTGGAATGCTGACTGAATTCGTCCGCGTACATGCGGACGGCACGACGAGCTTGGATCACCTTTGTCGCGTGGCTGGACTGGGCTATGGCCGTGACGGGAGCTACGAATATTATATGAGCGAACCGGTGGTTGCGAACGATCCGAAGGGGATTGGGCCCTTCTTGATGGCGGGACTGCAAGTTTCCACCCTATTAGAGGAAAAGTAA
- a CDS encoding RNA polymerase sigma factor — protein sequence MPPELQTVVDDHYQNLYRFAMSLTRSSDDAWDLTQEAFLRIAKKRASIRSAAAVKSWLYTTLYREFLRIAKRGSRFDSWEETAPAEKADNEPSDQVKATDARDLMDSLLQLKDGYRQVVSLYYLESYSYKEIAAILEIPIGTVMSRLARGKEMLRAQLTKPVSTEKIVSFTDEKRKSSHG from the coding sequence ATGCCGCCAGAACTACAAACGGTCGTCGACGACCACTACCAGAACCTCTACCGTTTCGCCATGAGCCTGACGCGCTCTAGCGACGACGCGTGGGACCTGACGCAGGAGGCATTTCTGCGCATCGCCAAAAAACGAGCCTCCATCCGTTCCGCTGCAGCTGTCAAATCCTGGCTCTATACCACCCTCTACCGAGAATTCCTGCGCATCGCCAAGCGGGGCTCCCGCTTCGACTCCTGGGAAGAAACCGCCCCCGCGGAGAAGGCCGACAACGAGCCAAGCGACCAAGTCAAGGCTACCGACGCCCGCGACCTGATGGACAGCCTCCTCCAACTCAAAGACGGATACCGCCAAGTGGTTTCCCTCTATTATTTGGAGTCCTACTCCTACAAGGAAATCGCCGCCATCCTCGAAATCCCGATCGGAACCGTCATGTCCCGACTCGCTCGAGGCAAGGAGATGCTGCGAGCCCAACTTACAAAACCCGTTTCAACAGAGAAAATCGTCTCCTTCACCGACGAAAAGAGAAAGTCTTCGCATGGATAA
- a CDS encoding glycoside hydrolase family 28 protein — protein MRGLRFDRLIASSALAFAAIGCFAKDNAPARQVSQDEAYEWLVAGEILERIKAPTFANREFSILDYGAREGVEGGAGDAIAKAIKACNEAGGGKVVIPSGTFHTGPIHLLSNVNLHLEEGAVVKFTTDTSQYLPAVYTRWEGVECYNYSPLIYAFEQLNIAVTGKGTFDGQAGDDHWWSWKGREEWGWKEGMPHQKDGRDRLFAQGEAGVPVEERVYGEGDYLRPSFVQPYRCKNILIEGVTFINSPMWELNPVLCENLTVRGVTVVSHGPNNDGCNPESCKDVLIEDCHFDTGDDCIAIKSGRNNDGRRVNVPSENIIVRNCKMVEGHGGVVIGSEISGGVRNVFVENCEMSSPNLDRALRIKTNSIRGGLIENIFVRDVEVGVVKDSVIKINFVYEEGDAGDFAPVVRNMVVRRLISRDSKYALYFKGYEHTPITDVHLIDCQFEGVEKPSVLQHVRGLQFDNVQMNTGAKTDIWGNPL, from the coding sequence ATGAGAGGATTAAGATTTGATCGGTTGATAGCGAGTTCGGCTTTAGCCTTCGCGGCCATTGGCTGCTTTGCGAAGGACAATGCGCCAGCCAGGCAGGTCTCCCAGGATGAGGCATACGAATGGTTGGTCGCGGGAGAGATTTTGGAGCGGATCAAAGCTCCGACCTTCGCGAACCGGGAATTCAGCATTCTCGATTACGGAGCCCGGGAAGGGGTTGAGGGAGGTGCGGGCGATGCCATTGCCAAAGCCATCAAGGCCTGTAACGAAGCAGGAGGCGGCAAGGTCGTAATCCCTTCGGGGACTTTTCATACGGGCCCGATCCATCTGCTCAGCAACGTGAACCTGCACTTGGAAGAAGGTGCGGTGGTCAAGTTCACGACGGATACTAGCCAGTACCTGCCCGCAGTGTATACTCGATGGGAGGGGGTAGAGTGCTACAACTACTCGCCTCTGATCTATGCATTCGAGCAGCTCAACATTGCGGTGACGGGCAAGGGAACTTTCGATGGCCAAGCGGGCGACGACCATTGGTGGTCCTGGAAGGGGCGCGAAGAGTGGGGATGGAAGGAAGGCATGCCGCACCAGAAGGACGGCCGAGACCGCTTGTTTGCCCAAGGGGAAGCCGGGGTGCCGGTGGAGGAGCGCGTGTACGGGGAAGGCGACTATCTGCGACCAAGCTTCGTGCAGCCCTATCGATGCAAGAATATCCTAATCGAAGGCGTCACCTTTATCAATTCGCCCATGTGGGAGCTCAATCCCGTGCTCTGCGAGAATCTCACTGTTCGCGGTGTCACCGTCGTGAGCCACGGTCCCAACAACGACGGCTGCAATCCCGAAAGCTGTAAGGACGTGCTCATCGAGGACTGCCATTTCGATACGGGAGACGACTGCATCGCCATCAAGTCGGGGCGCAACAACGACGGACGCCGCGTCAACGTTCCCTCGGAGAACATCATCGTGCGCAACTGCAAGATGGTGGAAGGACACGGAGGGGTCGTGATTGGAAGCGAGATTTCGGGTGGCGTCCGCAACGTGTTCGTAGAAAACTGCGAAATGAGCAGTCCGAATCTCGACCGGGCATTGCGCATCAAGACGAACTCCATTCGTGGCGGGCTCATCGAGAACATTTTCGTGCGCGACGTGGAAGTGGGCGTGGTCAAGGATTCGGTGATCAAAATAAACTTCGTCTACGAGGAGGGCGACGCAGGGGACTTCGCTCCGGTGGTCCGTAACATGGTCGTTCGCCGCTTGATCAGCCGCGACAGCAAGTACGCGCTTTATTTCAAGGGCTACGAGCACACCCCCATTACGGATGTGCACCTCATCGACTGCCAATTCGAAGGCGTGGAGAAGCCCAGCGTCCTGCAGCATGTCAGAGGGCTCCAGTTCGACAATGTGCAGATGAACACAGGGGCTAAGACGGATATCTGGGGCAATCCTCTCTGA
- a CDS encoding pseudouridine synthase — protein sequence MGYPATAKRLPWARGVKLLDCDANGLLAVEKPAGVLSHPNKKGDREKALLNARYDESQQAYRILDTEGEVVSTVYLLNRLDSATSGIVLLSLVEDTARSVLKAFEEKKVKKTYQALVFGAPRGGPLVWKDRISVRKAQGGLRASTGGGLSAETKLAKVEPMGGMPPIARLTLQPITGRTHQLRIQTSKRHVPIVGDRTYGDFQKNKLAAKKGMKRLCLHCVGTELEYRLGNRAFRFKVASKAPF from the coding sequence ATGGGGTATCCAGCGACAGCCAAACGTTTGCCATGGGCGAGGGGAGTGAAGCTGCTTGATTGCGATGCGAACGGATTGCTGGCGGTCGAAAAGCCCGCTGGAGTACTCTCGCATCCTAACAAGAAAGGCGACCGGGAGAAGGCGTTGCTGAACGCTCGCTATGACGAGTCGCAGCAGGCGTACCGGATTTTGGATACGGAAGGCGAAGTCGTTTCGACCGTTTACCTTCTGAACCGTCTCGACTCGGCGACCTCTGGCATTGTGTTGCTCTCGCTTGTGGAGGATACCGCGCGTTCTGTTCTCAAGGCCTTCGAAGAAAAGAAGGTCAAGAAAACCTACCAAGCTCTCGTGTTCGGCGCTCCGCGTGGCGGTCCTCTCGTGTGGAAGGATCGAATCTCGGTCAGGAAGGCGCAAGGCGGTTTGCGAGCGTCCACAGGAGGCGGGTTGAGCGCGGAAACGAAATTGGCGAAGGTGGAGCCGATGGGCGGGATGCCGCCAATTGCCCGCTTGACCTTGCAGCCAATCACGGGTCGGACCCATCAGTTGCGTATCCAAACTTCCAAGCGGCATGTTCCCATCGTGGGGGATCGCACGTATGGCGACTTTCAAAAGAACAAGCTCGCTGCCAAAAAAGGGATGAAGCGTTTGTGTCTCCATTGCGTGGGCACGGAGCTGGAATACCGACTCGGAAATAGGGCGTTCCGTTTCAAGGTCGCTTCCAAGGCTCCTTTTTAA
- a CDS encoding TonB-dependent receptor translates to MMSYQEPTLGTALLRASRAAFKYVPLFILSVAMVATGFAQSTGSIRGQVKNATTGKLVYNAVVTIEETGRETKTDEYGVYRFSNVPSGEYTITADYVGMRGKPVSVTVDSGVSSSGDILLVSRRAAQEVDEEEIFELAAFEVDGSENYDANAMALNEQRRSDNLVVVQDADAFGEIAEGNIGEYLKNLPGVSVEYVAADVRSIKLRGMSSAYTQVTVDGSQMASAGSGNAIRRFELEQVSLANVDQLQVYKLPLPDMSANSIGGSVNLVSKNAFAMGKTFSYKASLNVNSDYSITGKSPGWPSDVERSKTLPNFELAYSDVFMDDRLGLAVTYKQSNMANPQKRFRWRDWQEKPDGGNGDVDDIYYTRLQLQDGPKKTSRESFSANLDYKINDNTMFSLKGQLNFYDSTFINRNTDWGLGDITQDDIDNGDFPAYTGAPTGEISNLSYAFGESNRISHGASYRGKFGNTYHIDANVKQHLGEWTIDYGASVSEATNHYRTADRGFMIYGLAERIDNEYVEFDMTEGPLAAFNDFTVFDSDMNPLPNRGRIYEQTELRQVWDQPKDSVDIISGFRVNAKRNFTFGENQGFFKFGVRTSRQHREAAEFRLRWEYNGYNEDGQQLWMDQFVDNVFKDQVIDFGYEGFDWPSGSQLYDYFNANRDQFDFEESTAVNHTISRYYEFDEDINAAYAMAKFEFLDNKFSVLAGVRYEETSASGLMPVRGSANNYVNSRTDYFYERVQASDSYDSFHPSVHIKYDVNDKLLLRLSYANTIGRADFGSMFGVTEFNAPQYDNGLDPSDPGYELNDPDTTMGRVSVRNPGLLPRESDNIDLTAEYYYDETGFFGMSFFQNDMTNFIQTQTRELTADDLTTWGLPDFVFGRTAVTQADIDNYGLDPEDLNGGFDYEISVPTNVASAKIQGMEVNWRQDLNMFGDVFKGSSIYANGTFLSTDAEVGDASPYANDLPDFIKQTYNYGYLFERGPWDFKLRWNIQGPEIAGSRTFEVNGAEQRAGLYRLERTSIDADFGYKINDRISFFANARNINNAPFRRGYRIENAAGSLQTVLEIEERFGIQYLFGVKGKF, encoded by the coding sequence ATGATGTCCTACCAAGAACCTACCCTTGGCACGGCTTTGCTCCGTGCATCGCGGGCGGCGTTTAAGTACGTCCCGCTTTTCATCCTGTCGGTCGCGATGGTCGCGACTGGCTTTGCGCAATCGACTGGCTCCATTCGCGGGCAAGTCAAGAACGCAACCACTGGCAAGCTCGTCTACAATGCGGTCGTAACGATCGAGGAGACCGGGCGTGAAACCAAAACCGACGAGTACGGTGTGTACCGCTTCTCAAATGTTCCGAGCGGCGAGTACACGATCACTGCAGACTACGTGGGCATGCGGGGCAAGCCGGTGTCCGTGACCGTTGATTCTGGCGTTAGTTCAAGTGGCGATATCCTCTTGGTCTCGCGTCGTGCGGCGCAAGAAGTCGATGAGGAGGAAATCTTCGAATTGGCCGCCTTCGAGGTCGACGGCAGCGAGAACTATGACGCCAATGCAATGGCTCTCAACGAGCAGCGCCGTTCAGATAACCTGGTTGTTGTGCAGGACGCGGATGCTTTCGGCGAAATTGCGGAAGGCAATATCGGGGAGTATCTCAAGAACCTCCCGGGCGTATCTGTTGAGTACGTCGCGGCGGACGTACGCTCCATCAAGTTGCGCGGCATGAGCTCCGCATACACTCAGGTGACAGTGGACGGTTCGCAGATGGCGAGCGCTGGTTCCGGCAATGCGATTCGTCGGTTTGAGCTCGAGCAAGTCTCTCTCGCGAACGTAGACCAGTTGCAAGTTTACAAGCTGCCGCTGCCAGATATGTCCGCGAACTCCATTGGAGGCTCGGTCAATTTGGTGAGCAAGAACGCCTTCGCGATGGGCAAGACGTTTAGCTACAAGGCATCGTTGAACGTCAACTCTGACTACTCTATCACTGGTAAGTCGCCAGGTTGGCCGAGTGATGTGGAGCGTTCAAAGACTCTACCGAACTTTGAGTTGGCTTACTCGGATGTTTTCATGGACGACCGCCTCGGTCTTGCTGTGACTTACAAGCAGTCGAACATGGCAAATCCTCAAAAGCGATTCCGCTGGAGAGACTGGCAGGAAAAGCCTGACGGCGGTAACGGTGATGTGGACGATATCTACTACACTCGTTTGCAGTTGCAGGACGGTCCTAAGAAGACTTCTCGCGAGTCTTTCTCTGCCAACCTCGACTACAAGATCAACGACAACACGATGTTCAGCCTCAAGGGGCAATTGAACTTCTACGATTCCACCTTTATCAATCGTAATACTGATTGGGGTCTTGGAGACATCACTCAAGATGACATAGACAACGGCGATTTCCCTGCGTACACGGGCGCTCCGACTGGTGAAATCAGCAATCTCAGCTACGCGTTTGGCGAGTCTAACCGTATCTCCCACGGAGCTTCCTATCGTGGTAAGTTCGGTAACACGTATCACATCGATGCGAACGTGAAGCAGCACCTTGGCGAGTGGACGATCGATTACGGCGCAAGCGTGTCGGAAGCGACCAATCACTACCGCACGGCCGATCGTGGGTTCATGATTTACGGCTTGGCCGAACGAATCGACAACGAGTACGTTGAATTCGACATGACGGAAGGGCCACTCGCGGCTTTCAATGACTTCACCGTTTTCGATTCCGACATGAACCCTCTGCCGAATCGTGGTCGTATCTACGAGCAGACAGAGCTTCGTCAAGTTTGGGACCAACCGAAGGACTCGGTGGATATAATCTCTGGTTTCCGCGTGAATGCCAAACGTAACTTCACCTTTGGTGAAAACCAAGGCTTCTTCAAGTTCGGTGTCCGTACTTCCCGTCAGCACCGCGAGGCGGCTGAATTCAGGCTCCGCTGGGAGTACAACGGCTACAACGAGGACGGTCAGCAGCTCTGGATGGACCAGTTTGTTGACAATGTCTTCAAGGATCAGGTTATCGATTTTGGATACGAAGGCTTCGACTGGCCGAGCGGCAGCCAACTCTATGACTACTTCAATGCGAATCGCGATCAGTTCGATTTCGAGGAAAGCACCGCGGTCAACCATACGATCTCTCGTTACTACGAGTTTGATGAAGACATCAACGCCGCTTACGCGATGGCTAAGTTCGAGTTCCTCGACAACAAGTTCTCTGTCTTAGCAGGTGTACGCTACGAGGAAACCAGCGCCAGCGGTCTGATGCCGGTGCGTGGCAGCGCCAACAACTACGTCAATTCAAGGACGGATTACTTCTACGAAAGGGTCCAAGCGTCCGATAGCTACGATAGCTTCCACCCAAGCGTGCACATCAAGTACGACGTGAACGACAAGCTCTTGCTCCGTCTCAGCTACGCCAACACCATTGGCCGCGCTGACTTCGGTTCCATGTTCGGTGTAACTGAATTCAATGCGCCGCAGTATGACAATGGCTTGGATCCTTCCGATCCCGGCTATGAGCTGAACGACCCCGACACAACTATGGGTCGCGTTTCGGTAAGAAATCCTGGCCTGCTTCCTCGCGAATCGGACAACATCGACCTCACTGCAGAGTACTACTACGACGAAACTGGATTTTTCGGAATGTCTTTCTTCCAGAACGATATGACGAACTTCATCCAGACTCAAACGCGCGAGTTGACTGCTGATGACCTCACCACTTGGGGACTGCCAGACTTCGTATTTGGACGCACAGCTGTGACTCAGGCGGACATCGACAATTATGGTTTGGATCCAGAAGATCTTAACGGTGGTTTCGACTATGAAATCAGCGTTCCGACGAACGTCGCCTCGGCAAAGATCCAAGGCATGGAGGTTAACTGGAGGCAGGATCTCAACATGTTCGGAGACGTCTTCAAGGGGTCTAGCATTTACGCCAATGGTACCTTCCTCTCGACCGACGCCGAAGTGGGTGATGCTTCACCATACGCCAACGATTTGCCTGACTTCATCAAGCAAACATACAACTATGGCTATCTTTTCGAGCGTGGGCCATGGGACTTCAAGCTTCGTTGGAACATTCAGGGACCAGAAATTGCGGGATCTCGTACTTTCGAGGTCAATGGAGCTGAGCAGAGAGCCGGTCTCTATCGTTTGGAGCGCACCTCTATCGACGCTGACTTCGGCTACAAGATCAACGACCGCATTTCGTTTTTCGCGAATGCTCGTAACATCAACAATGCCCCATTCCGCCGTGGCTACCGTATTGAGAACGCTGCCGGCTCTTTGCAGACCGTGCTCGAAATCGAAGAGCGTTTTGGCATCCAGTATCTCTTCGGCGTAAAGGGTAAGTTCTAG